In Rhizobium sp. WSM4643, the following are encoded in one genomic region:
- a CDS encoding BON domain-containing protein has product MVFKEQTFHGLEPEMEAEIANRASVEAAVANALAIAGGIDASDVEVTMENDQIVLSGTVGTVGEIERATAVAKAVEGVHAVQNRILLGGSSLDGTH; this is encoded by the coding sequence ATGGTTTTCAAGGAGCAGACATTTCACGGGCTCGAACCCGAAATGGAAGCGGAAATCGCCAATCGTGCATCGGTCGAGGCGGCCGTTGCCAATGCGCTTGCGATCGCCGGCGGCATCGATGCCTCTGATGTCGAGGTGACGATGGAGAACGACCAGATCGTGCTGAGCGGCACCGTCGGCACGGTCGGCGAAATCGAACGGGCAACCGCGGTCGCCAAGGCCGTCGAGGGTGTGCATGCGGTGCAGAACCGGATATTGCTTGGCGGATCTTCGCTCGATGGCACGCATTAA